One genomic region from Caloenas nicobarica isolate bCalNic1 chromosome 22, bCalNic1.hap1, whole genome shotgun sequence encodes:
- the HES4 gene encoding transcription factor HES-4 isoform X1, with protein MPADTGMEKPTASPIAGAPASASHTPDKPRSASEHRKVNGGCRSGSGSGGAGWRRARGRAESSKPIMEKRRRARINESLGQLKTLILDALKKDSSRHSKLEKADILEMTVKHLRNLQRAQMTAALSADPTVLGKYRAGFNECMNEVTRFLSTCEGVNTDVRTRLLSHLSACLGQIVAMNYPPPPSSQPAHLAQQPLHVQLPPAAAGAVPVPCKLNPAEALSPKVYGGFQLVPATDGQFAFLIPNPAFPPSSGPVIPLYANANANVPVSAGSGSGNAAATPSASPVQGLTSFGGSIVPASQAGSPIAERSESVWRPW; from the exons atGCCCGCCGATACGGGCATGGAGAAACCCACCGCCTCGCCCATCGCGGGGGCGCCGGCCAGCGCCAGCCACACGCCGGACAAACCGCGGAGCGCCAGCGAGCACCGGAAGGTAAATGGCGGGTGCCGGTCGGggagcggcagcggcggcgctGGATGGCGGCGAGCCCGCGGCCGTGCTGAG TCCTCCAAGCCCATCATGGAGAAGCGGCGCCGGGCGCGGATCAATGAGAGCCTGGGGCAGCTGAAGACGCTCATCCTGGATGCGCTGAAGAAGGAT AGCTCCCGGCACTCCAAGCTGGAGAAGGCGGACATCCTGGAGATGACCGTCAAGCACCTGCGGAACCTGCAGCGGGCGCAGATGACGG CCGCGCTCAGCGCCGACCCCACCGTCCTCGGCAAGTACCGGGCTGGATTCAACGAATGCATGAACGAGGTGACGCGGTTCCTGTCCACCTGCGAAGGGGTGAACACCGACGTGCGGACCCGCCTGCTCAGCCACCTCTCGGCTTGCCTGGGCCAGATCGTGGCCATGAACTATCCGCCGCCGCCGTCCAGCCAGCCCGCACATCTGGCGCAGCAGCCTCTGCACGTCCAGCTGCCCCCCGCAGCAGCTGGAGCCGTGCCCGTCCCCTGCAAACTGAACCCCGCCGAAGCCCTGTCCCCCAAGGTCTACGGGGGCTTCCAGCTTGTCCCTGCTACCGACGGCCAATTTGCTTTTCTCATCCCGAACCCAGCCTTCCCTCCCAGCTCCGGACCGGTTATTCCCCTCTATGCCAATGCCAACGCCAACGTCCCAGTGTCCGCGGGCAGCGGCTCGGGGAACGCGGCCGCCACCCCGTCAGCATCCCCGGTGCAGGGGTTGACATCATTTGGGGGCAGCATTGTTCCAGCGTCCCAGGCGGGGAGTCCCATCGCAGAGCGCAGCGAATCGGTCTGGAGGCCTTGGTGA
- the HES4 gene encoding transcription factor HES-4 isoform X2, with protein MPADTGMEKPTASPIAGAPASASHTPDKPRSASEHRKSSKPIMEKRRRARINESLGQLKTLILDALKKDSSRHSKLEKADILEMTVKHLRNLQRAQMTAALSADPTVLGKYRAGFNECMNEVTRFLSTCEGVNTDVRTRLLSHLSACLGQIVAMNYPPPPSSQPAHLAQQPLHVQLPPAAAGAVPVPCKLNPAEALSPKVYGGFQLVPATDGQFAFLIPNPAFPPSSGPVIPLYANANANVPVSAGSGSGNAAATPSASPVQGLTSFGGSIVPASQAGSPIAERSESVWRPW; from the exons atGCCCGCCGATACGGGCATGGAGAAACCCACCGCCTCGCCCATCGCGGGGGCGCCGGCCAGCGCCAGCCACACGCCGGACAAACCGCGGAGCGCCAGCGAGCACCGGAAG TCCTCCAAGCCCATCATGGAGAAGCGGCGCCGGGCGCGGATCAATGAGAGCCTGGGGCAGCTGAAGACGCTCATCCTGGATGCGCTGAAGAAGGAT AGCTCCCGGCACTCCAAGCTGGAGAAGGCGGACATCCTGGAGATGACCGTCAAGCACCTGCGGAACCTGCAGCGGGCGCAGATGACGG CCGCGCTCAGCGCCGACCCCACCGTCCTCGGCAAGTACCGGGCTGGATTCAACGAATGCATGAACGAGGTGACGCGGTTCCTGTCCACCTGCGAAGGGGTGAACACCGACGTGCGGACCCGCCTGCTCAGCCACCTCTCGGCTTGCCTGGGCCAGATCGTGGCCATGAACTATCCGCCGCCGCCGTCCAGCCAGCCCGCACATCTGGCGCAGCAGCCTCTGCACGTCCAGCTGCCCCCCGCAGCAGCTGGAGCCGTGCCCGTCCCCTGCAAACTGAACCCCGCCGAAGCCCTGTCCCCCAAGGTCTACGGGGGCTTCCAGCTTGTCCCTGCTACCGACGGCCAATTTGCTTTTCTCATCCCGAACCCAGCCTTCCCTCCCAGCTCCGGACCGGTTATTCCCCTCTATGCCAATGCCAACGCCAACGTCCCAGTGTCCGCGGGCAGCGGCTCGGGGAACGCGGCCGCCACCCCGTCAGCATCCCCGGTGCAGGGGTTGACATCATTTGGGGGCAGCATTGTTCCAGCGTCCCAGGCGGGGAGTCCCATCGCAGAGCGCAGCGAATCGGTCTGGAGGCCTTGGTGA